A window of the Gossypium arboreum isolate Shixiya-1 chromosome 2, ASM2569848v2, whole genome shotgun sequence genome harbors these coding sequences:
- the LOC108461681 gene encoding protein ROH1-like, producing the protein MPATDYQGSSTPLNIIGHSLLSMKRDQVHAMESPNDGSASHDFELGSFQRQVADRFHNLASVPPDELLSLPWVRKLLNVFLCCQEEFRLILFNNKAQVIKPPMDRLIAEYYERTVKALDVCNAIRDGIEQIKQWQKLLEIVLCALGDNNGIPNNNCCQRALGEGQFRRAKKALIDLAIGMLDEKDSGQALSHRNRSFGRINNSTSHSKDHHHRPLGHFRSLSWSVSRSWSAARQLLAIGNNLAVPRGSDVVATNGLVMPVYTMGCVLLFVMWALVAAIPCQDRGLQVHFYVPRHFSWAAPLLSLHERILEESKKRDRKNACALLREIYQMEKCTRLLGELTDTVQFPLGEEKEMEVRQRVKELGQVFDAMKEGLEPLEKQVREVFHRIVRSRTEGLGSLGRGNNTE; encoded by the coding sequence ATGCCCGCCACGGATTATCAAGGAAGTTCGACACCGTTGAATATTATTGGGCATTCGTTATTATCCATGAAGAGGGATCAGGTACACGCCATGGAGTCGCCAAACGACGGGTCAGCCTCGCACGATTTCGAGCTCGGGTCTTTCCAAAGGCAAGTAGCTGACCGGTTTCACAATTTAGCTTCTGTACCTCCTGATGAATTGCTTTCTCTTCCGTGGGTTCGGAAACTGCTCAATGTTTTTCTTTGTTGTCAAGAGGAGTTTAGGCTTATCCTTTTTAACAACAAAGCTCAAGTGATCAAACCTCCCATGGACCGTCTGATTGCCGAATACTACGAGCGTACAGTTAAGGCGCTTGATGTGTGTAATGCAATTCGCGACGGAATTGAGCAGATCAAGCAATGGCAGAAGCTTCTTGAAATAGTGCTTTGCGCTTTGGGTGATAATAATGGTATTCCTAATAATAATTGTTGTCAGAGAGCCCTAGGAGAAGGGCAATTTCGTCGGGCTAAAAAAGCCTTGATAGATTTAGCAATTGGGATGCTTGATGAGAAAGATTCCGGTCAAGCTTTGTCTCATAGGAATCGTTCATTTGGAAGAATCAATAATAGCACCAGTCACTCCAAGGATCATCACCACCGTCCTTTGGGGCATTTCAGGTCCTTGTCTTGGAGCGTTTCAAGGTCTTGGTCTGCTGCGAGGCAGCTCCTGGCGATTGGGAACAACTTGGCCGTTCCTCGAGGGAGTGATGTTGTAGCTACTAATGGACTTGTAATGCCTGTTTACACAATGGGTTGTGTTTTGTTGTTTGTAATGTGGGCGTTGGTGGCTGCTATACCATGTCAAGATCGCGGTTTGCAAGTTCATTTTTATGTTCCCAGGCACTTTTCATGGGCTGCTCCATTACTTTCTTTGCATGAGAGGATTCTGGAGGAGTCGAAGAAGAGGGATAGGAAAAATGCTTGTGCACTGTTGAGGGAAATTTATCAGATGGAGAAGTGTACGCGGTTGTTGGGTGAATTGACTGATACTGTGCAGTTTCCGTTGGGTGAGGAGAAGGAAATGGAGGTTAGACAGAGAGTGAAGGAACTGGGGCAGGTTTTTGATGCAATGAAGGAAGGTCTAGAACCGCTGGAAAAGCAGGTTAGGGAGGTGTTTCATAGGATTGTTCGTAGCCGAACTGAAGGGCTTGGCTCTTTGGGAAGGGGAAATAATACCGAGTAA